CAGAATAAACTTTTATGTATATAAACCGGTTGGACATAAAAAAGAAGCTGGAAAAGAAGCTCACACACGAAACCATCGAGCAGGCCAAAGGCGATTTCCACGCCTGGCGGCAGAAATGCGTCACCTTGCTCCCGGTTATCAGCGGGAATAATTGCCCCTTTGCCTGCACTTATTGCTATATCCAGAGCATGGAATCGCCCTCGGCGCAGAAAAGCGACCCGTTCGCCTTTAAAGAGCCGGAACCCTTAAACCTTTCCGGGGAACAGCTCTGCTGGGCGCTCCTGGAAAATAAGGAATTCATTCCCGGCGAATACGGCACGCCCTTGGCATTCGGGCATGTCTCGGAGCCCTTCCTGCCAAGCCTTCTGGAAAATACGCTCGGCTATTTCAAGGCGATATCCGCGTACCTGGGCAACCCGATACAGTTTTCGACCAAGATGTTCATTACGCCCGAACTGGCTAAAAAGATAAAAGGCTCGCTGAAGCATAAGCTGGTCAGCCCTCTGGTCACCATCACCACGCTTAAGAACGCGGCGAAACTCGAGCCCAAGGCGCCGCCGCCGGAAGAGCGCTTCCAGAGCATTGCCAATCTTTCCAAGGCAGGCTATAAAGTGTTCCTCTATTTAAGGCCGCTGATACCGGGCATTGTCACCGAAGAGATTGAGGAAATCCTAAAGCTCGCCAAGAAGGCCGGCGCCATCGGAGTGGTCGGTGGGGGTTTTAGGATAACGCTCCCGATTCTTAACCGGATGAAGGATGCCAAGGCGGATGTCTCGGAAATCGCCAACCGCATCCCGAATATCGGCGACAAACAGCGCTATATTTATACCAAGGACCTGGAGGATAAAGTCGTCACGCTTGCACATAATCTCAAGATGGTTGCCCTGCGCTCGACCAAATGCGCCATGGCATACGCCTGCAAGCTTCCCTCGCCCTCGCTTTACTGGCAATACAATAAGAATATCTGCGTCAAATGCAAACCCTGCGAAAAAGAGGCGCCCAAATACAAGAAATCCGATATCGATAAAATCCTGAAAGAGGTCTTCCCGACGGAAACGATTCTCTCTTATAAGGACGAGAAAGGCGCGGTTGAGATTGCGGTAAAGCTCTCCGAAGGAAAGACGTCCTTGGAGCCGTGGGTGCCGCGCGTCTTGGAAACGTATCTCAGGAAGCCCGTGACAATCAAACGGCAGTAAATGCTTTGATTCGCCACAGAGTCACAGAGGGCACAGAGAAAATTAGATATGTTTAAATCAAAAAGACTGCTCACTATTACCGGGCTTATTCTCGTCCCTTTCTGGACTTATATAATGTTCGAGAGCACGGGATTAGGGCACGGGAATTATATATTATTTAATCTTTTCAATGCGCCATTTAGCTTATTGTTGTCTCTTATTCTAAATACTTCTGATCCGGGATTTTTTGCTAATATGATATTTTTCTCTTGCTTACTCATAACACCTGTATTATATGGTTACATTATTGATTTATTCTCCGACTTTAAAAAAGAGTGGGTTGGTTTCCTAATAGTTTTTATTCTCCATTATGCATGTTATATAAGAATTCGTCTCTCTCCATCATTTTATTTTTATTATCAGGATAACCCTTACGATAAAATAGATTACACTTTTCTTTCTCAAGGATACGTGTTTTTTGCTGTGTGGAATTTATGGATACTCTTTGTGACTTTGAAGCGATGGCGTAACGCAAAAAGCATTGTTCCTAATCCGGAAACAAAGTAATTTTTCCCTCTGTGCCCTCCCGCCTTTGGCGAGGCTCGCCCTTGTGGGCGGCTGCGGTGAAGTCCCTTCCGTTCTACTTCGCCGCGACGTATTTCAGCTGGAACCCGGGGCTCATCGTCGCCGAGAGAGTGACCTTCTTTATGAATATCCCTTTAGCCGAGGTGGGCCTTAGGGATTGAATGTGTTCCAGGAACGATTCCACGTTGTTCTTCAAATCTTCCACGCTGAAGGAAAGTTTCCCAACCGGCACGTGGATGATGCCCAGCGCGTCGCAACGGAATTCGACCTTGCCGGCCTTGAATTCCTTGACCGCGTTCTTGATATCTTCGCTGACCGTGCCGTTCTTGGGTGAGGGCATCTTCCCCTGCGGCCCCAAGACCTTGCCGAGCCGGCTGATGTTCTTCATCATGCTCGGAGGCGCGATAGCCACGTCAAAATCCGTCCAGCCGTCCTGCACCTTTTTCATTAAGTCTTCGAAACCCACTTCATCCGCTCCGGCATCGCGCGCCGCTTTGGCATCGTCGCCCGCCGCGAAGACGATTACCTTCCTGGTCTTACCGATTCCTTTGGGAAGGGTAACCGCGCCGCGGATTAATTGGTCGCTTTTCTTCGGGTCGATTCCCAGATTTATCGCCATTTCCACGGTCTGGTCGAACTTGACCGGGGGAAGGCTTTTTAAGACGTTTACCGCTTCGGCTGTCTCGTATTGCTTCGTGGCGCCGCCGGCGGCTTCGTATTTCTCCTGGACTTTCTTCTGCCTTTTGGTAAGCTTTACTTTTTCCATATTACCCCACCACCTCTATGCCCATATTGCGGGCGGTCCCTTCTATGACCTTGCAGGCTTTTTCGATATCGGTCGTATTCAAATCCTTGAGTTTTACCTGGGCGATTTCCTTTAACTGCGCCTTGGTCACCTTGCCGACCTTGACCTTATGCGGCTCGGCAGAGCCCTGGGCGATTCCGGCCGCCTTCTTTAAAAGGACCGAGGCGGGCGGCGTCTTGACGATAAAATCAAATGTCCGGTCTTTATAAACCGTAACGATTACCGGCGTTACGAGGCCTTGCGCGCTCTTGGTCTGGTCGTTGAAGCGCTTGACGAATTCGCCGATATTAACTCCGTGCTGTCCTAAAGCCGGGCCGACCGGTGGTGCCGGGGTTGCCTGGCCGCCGGGCGCCTGCAGTTTTATTTTCACCATTACTTCTTTTTTTGCCATATTTTGCTCCGTTATTCCCATTTTTCCGGGAATATAGAAAACCAATACTATATATATCGGAACGGCTTCTGTCAAGATTTTCTTGACTATTCCTGATTTGTAAGGAATAATACCGGTTCGCTTGGCTTATCAAATTCAAAATAAGGTAACATGAAAGCCCTGACACCGGAACTGAAAGACAAGATTTATAAGGAAATCCGGGGCAAACTGCCTCCGGACGAGGCGGCTTCCTGGATGAAGTCGCTCGAATTCCTGCAGACGGAAAACGGGACGCTCGAGATTCCGCTACCCAACGATTACTTCCGCAACTGGTACGAAAAGCATTATAAGGATTTAATCGCCAAAACCGTTTCAGAAGTCCTGGGAATCCAGCCGAAAATCATCTTTAAGATACCGTCGGATTACCAGGGCACGCTCTTTGAATCCGCGGCTAAGGAATCCGGCCACGACCCGAAAGCCCCCAAGCCCCATAAGCCCGCGCCGGAAGCGAAACCGCCGGTGGCAAACGCCAACCGGCCCAAGGGCGGGACGCTTAACTCCAAATATACCTTCGAGCAGTTCGTGGTCGGCCCGTGCAACCGGCTGGCGCACGCCTGGAGCATGGCGGTGGCGGAAAACCCGGGCAAGGCATACAACCCGCTCTTTATCCACGGCTCGGTGGGCCTCGGCAAAACCCATCTGCTGCAGGCCGCCTGCCATTATATCCTCGCCAAGCGCCCGGAATATTCCATTTATTATCTCTCCTGCGAAGGGTTTGTCAATGACTATATCTCCGCGGTCCGCTCCGGCGGCTACGACGCTTTCCGCAATAAATACCGCTC
This is a stretch of genomic DNA from Planctomycetota bacterium. It encodes these proteins:
- a CDS encoding radical SAM protein — its product is MYINRLDIKKKLEKKLTHETIEQAKGDFHAWRQKCVTLLPVISGNNCPFACTYCYIQSMESPSAQKSDPFAFKEPEPLNLSGEQLCWALLENKEFIPGEYGTPLAFGHVSEPFLPSLLENTLGYFKAISAYLGNPIQFSTKMFITPELAKKIKGSLKHKLVSPLVTITTLKNAAKLEPKAPPPEERFQSIANLSKAGYKVFLYLRPLIPGIVTEEIEEILKLAKKAGAIGVVGGGFRITLPILNRMKDAKADVSEIANRIPNIGDKQRYIYTKDLEDKVVTLAHNLKMVALRSTKCAMAYACKLPSPSLYWQYNKNICVKCKPCEKEAPKYKKSDIDKILKEVFPTETILSYKDEKGAVEIAVKLSEGKTSLEPWVPRVLETYLRKPVTIKRQ
- a CDS encoding 50S ribosomal protein L1, which produces MEKVKLTKRQKKVQEKYEAAGGATKQYETAEAVNVLKSLPPVKFDQTVEMAINLGIDPKKSDQLIRGAVTLPKGIGKTRKVIVFAAGDDAKAARDAGADEVGFEDLMKKVQDGWTDFDVAIAPPSMMKNISRLGKVLGPQGKMPSPKNGTVSEDIKNAVKEFKAGKVEFRCDALGIIHVPVGKLSFSVEDLKNNVESFLEHIQSLRPTSAKGIFIKKVTLSATMSPGFQLKYVAAK
- the rplK gene encoding 50S ribosomal protein L11; translated protein: MAKKEVMVKIKLQAPGGQATPAPPVGPALGQHGVNIGEFVKRFNDQTKSAQGLVTPVIVTVYKDRTFDFIVKTPPASVLLKKAAGIAQGSAEPHKVKVGKVTKAQLKEIAQVKLKDLNTTDIEKACKVIEGTARNMGIEVVG